A region from the Candidatus Electrothrix scaldis genome encodes:
- the hemB gene encoding porphobilinogen synthase — translation MVFPEYRPRRMRRNENFRAMVRETHLTPDQLIYPLFVMPGKGKKEEVSSMPGVFRISVDQLKKEAQSCLEVGVKSVILFGLPEKKDPMGSGAHASNGIVQQAIKELKNTAPDLTVITDVCLCEYTDHGHCGCLSGNEVDNDTTLELLARTALSHAKAGADMVAPSDMMDGRVSEIRSTLDENDFHNIPIMSYAVKYASAFYGPFRDAADCAPQFGDRRSYQMDPANSREALREATLDVDEGADILMVKPAVAYLDIISRLRDEFDLPIAAYHVSGEYAMIKAAAEKGWIDGDRIMAETLLSIRRAGADIILTYFAKDMAKMLQG, via the coding sequence ATGGTCTTTCCAGAATATCGTCCCCGTCGTATGCGACGGAATGAAAATTTTCGCGCTATGGTGCGCGAAACCCACCTCACCCCAGATCAGCTCATCTATCCCCTCTTTGTTATGCCGGGCAAGGGCAAAAAAGAAGAGGTTTCCTCCATGCCGGGCGTCTTCCGCATTTCCGTGGATCAGCTCAAAAAAGAGGCGCAATCCTGCCTGGAAGTAGGAGTAAAATCAGTTATCCTCTTCGGCCTGCCGGAGAAAAAGGACCCGATGGGATCCGGTGCCCACGCCAGTAACGGCATTGTCCAGCAGGCGATTAAGGAGCTAAAAAACACAGCCCCGGATCTGACTGTGATCACCGATGTCTGCCTCTGTGAGTACACAGACCACGGTCATTGCGGCTGCCTGAGCGGTAATGAGGTCGATAACGACACCACCCTGGAGCTACTGGCCCGCACCGCGCTTTCCCATGCTAAGGCCGGGGCAGACATGGTCGCGCCTTCCGATATGATGGACGGACGGGTGAGCGAAATTCGCAGCACCCTGGATGAAAATGATTTTCATAATATTCCCATTATGTCCTATGCAGTAAAGTATGCTTCGGCCTTTTACGGCCCGTTCCGGGATGCGGCCGACTGCGCGCCCCAGTTCGGGGATCGGCGCAGCTATCAGATGGACCCTGCCAACAGCCGCGAGGCCCTGCGCGAGGCCACGCTGGATGTGGATGAGGGCGCGGATATCCTGATGGTGAAGCCTGCGGTAGCTTATCTGGATATCATCAGCCGCCTGCGGGATGAGTTTGACCTGCCCATCGCGGCCTATCATGTCAGCGGGGAGTACGCCATGATCAAGGCGGCAGCGGAGAAGGGGTGGATTGACGGGGATCGGATCATGGCCGAGACCCTGCTCTCCATCCGCCGGGCTGGCGCGGATATTATTCTGACCTATTTTGCGAAGGATATGGCGAAGATGCTGCAAGGATAG
- a CDS encoding sigma-54 dependent transcriptional regulator: MPSTILIIDDEAPIREVLSGILSDEGFHPLSAASAEEGLTILAEQDVHLVLLDIWLPGMDGIAALEKIKQDGNEVPVIMISGHGTIETAVQATRIGAFDFIEKPLSYDKVVLAINQGLRVARLERENKLLREAKPSEAVTAIIGDSPVVKHLRMQIERVAPTDASVLILGGHGTGKELVAQAIHSQSNRAESPMVEVNCAAIPEELIESELFGYEKGAFTGADKAKKGKFDQAHGSTLFLDEIGDMSLKSQAKVLRILQEQKFERVGGAKTIEVDVRILAATNKNLEQEIEEGNFRADLFYRLNVVPIQLPDLKERLEDIPALVGSFLERFRSKGLGEKRFAGDALSMLMQHPWPGNIRELRNMVERLMIMVPGELITAKEVAVFLNPSDFQPLTSSFEAGYSHLAFKDARKQFEHDYLKKKLEENEGNVSKTAETIGMERSHLHKKVKALGIKI, from the coding sequence ATGCCTTCTACCATTCTCATCATCGACGACGAAGCCCCTATCCGCGAAGTCCTGTCCGGTATTCTCAGCGACGAGGGATTTCATCCGCTCAGTGCTGCCTCTGCGGAAGAGGGTCTGACCATTTTGGCAGAGCAGGATGTGCATCTGGTCTTGCTGGATATCTGGCTGCCTGGGATGGACGGAATTGCGGCCCTGGAAAAAATCAAACAGGACGGCAATGAGGTACCAGTGATCATGATTTCTGGACACGGCACCATTGAGACCGCTGTCCAGGCCACCCGCATAGGTGCCTTTGATTTCATAGAAAAACCGCTCTCCTACGACAAGGTAGTTCTGGCCATCAACCAAGGCTTACGGGTTGCCCGACTGGAACGGGAGAACAAACTCCTGCGTGAGGCCAAACCTTCAGAGGCGGTAACCGCTATCATCGGCGATTCCCCGGTGGTCAAGCACCTCCGTATGCAAATCGAACGAGTCGCTCCTACTGATGCCTCGGTCCTCATCCTTGGCGGACACGGCACCGGCAAGGAATTGGTTGCCCAGGCGATTCATAGCCAATCCAACCGAGCTGAAAGCCCTATGGTGGAGGTCAACTGCGCCGCCATCCCGGAAGAGCTGATAGAATCAGAGCTCTTCGGCTATGAAAAAGGGGCCTTTACCGGAGCGGATAAAGCCAAGAAAGGAAAATTTGATCAGGCACATGGTTCCACCCTTTTTCTCGATGAAATCGGCGACATGAGTCTGAAGAGTCAGGCCAAAGTTCTGCGCATCCTTCAGGAGCAGAAATTTGAGCGAGTCGGCGGTGCCAAGACCATTGAGGTCGATGTCCGAATCTTAGCAGCCACCAATAAAAACCTGGAACAGGAGATTGAAGAGGGGAATTTCCGAGCTGATCTCTTTTACCGGCTCAATGTGGTGCCGATCCAGCTCCCTGACCTGAAGGAGCGCCTGGAAGACATCCCTGCCCTAGTGGGCAGCTTCCTGGAGCGCTTTCGCAGCAAGGGCCTGGGAGAAAAACGCTTTGCCGGTGATGCCCTAAGTATGCTCATGCAACACCCTTGGCCCGGTAATATCCGGGAGCTGCGCAATATGGTGGAGCGGCTGATGATCATGGTGCCAGGAGAACTTATTACAGCTAAGGAAGTGGCTGTTTTTCTCAATCCCAGCGACTTTCAGCCCCTGACCAGCAGCTTTGAAGCAGGTTACAGTCACTTGGCCTTCAAGGATGCCCGCAAACAATTTGAGCACGATTATCTCAAGAAAAAACTTGAGGAAAATGAAGGCAATGTATCCAAAACCGCTGAAACAATCGGCATGGAACGGAGCCATCTCCACAAAAAAGTCAAAGCATTGGGAATCAAAATCTGA
- a CDS encoding protein-export chaperone SecB, translating to MGISSITSQFQFVSYKVDRLQFDIKPDLALLASTRNLPADMWDIVFSIRQPSFFSQEKSYVAGLDIKIELKADNERSDGESESSISLSAGIAGLFQVSDERLEAGLEEKIVKNHFPVLLLPYLRSTITSLLANAGFTPFIFPLINLHKLTEDALKDIEVKVIN from the coding sequence ATGGGCATTAGCAGCATAACATCACAATTTCAGTTCGTATCATACAAGGTTGACAGACTTCAATTTGATATCAAACCAGATCTGGCCTTGTTGGCTAGTACCAGAAATCTGCCTGCTGACATGTGGGATATTGTTTTCTCTATTAGACAACCATCCTTCTTCTCTCAGGAAAAAAGTTACGTAGCGGGGCTTGATATTAAAATTGAACTGAAAGCTGACAATGAAAGATCAGATGGAGAGTCAGAATCTTCAATCTCGCTATCTGCTGGAATAGCTGGCCTTTTTCAAGTGTCAGATGAGCGGCTTGAAGCTGGACTAGAAGAGAAAATAGTAAAAAATCATTTTCCTGTTTTGCTACTGCCTTATTTGCGTTCTACTATAACGTCATTATTGGCTAACGCAGGTTTTACTCCTTTCATATTTCCGTTAATTAATTTGCACAAATTAACTGAAGATGCGCTTAAAGACATCGAAGTAAAGGTGATTAACTAG
- a CDS encoding 4Fe-4S binding protein has translation MPEKKKSRLILFRRTVQGGMLLLLGQWSFYGVFRCPFAVPFINCQSCPVITCWGRITNLFWGFWLSLPIIGLLFGRAFCSWGCPGGLLSQLSAKVAPFKLAGKNAFNRFAPYGKYLALLTVLVLWLVLNNPRWAIPIRIGEFMNSIHLTFEHANTAWLIRSLTVLAFLSAGLIFSNLWCRIACPTGGLLELFRRPALFSFYTTEQCNNCNACQGACDMGTRPAKSNCTNCGDCQSACPRNAIQFGRPKPKNKNRTTQK, from the coding sequence ATGCCTGAGAAAAAGAAAAGCCGTCTGATCCTGTTTCGCCGTACGGTGCAGGGCGGTATGCTCCTGCTGCTCGGCCAATGGTCTTTTTATGGAGTTTTCCGGTGCCCCTTTGCCGTGCCCTTTATCAACTGCCAGAGCTGCCCGGTCATCACCTGCTGGGGCAGGATTACCAACCTGTTCTGGGGTTTCTGGCTTTCCCTGCCCATCATCGGCCTGCTCTTTGGCCGGGCCTTTTGCAGCTGGGGCTGCCCTGGTGGACTGCTATCTCAGCTCTCTGCCAAGGTGGCGCCGTTCAAACTCGCAGGCAAGAACGCATTCAATCGCTTTGCTCCGTACGGAAAATACCTGGCCCTGCTTACGGTTCTGGTGCTCTGGCTCGTATTGAACAATCCGCGCTGGGCAATACCGATCCGAATCGGCGAGTTCATGAACTCCATCCACCTGACCTTTGAACACGCAAATACCGCTTGGTTGATCCGCAGCCTGACGGTGCTCGCTTTTCTCTCTGCCGGGCTCATCTTCTCCAATCTCTGGTGCCGGATTGCCTGCCCCACTGGCGGCTTGCTGGAGCTGTTCAGGCGTCCGGCCCTTTTCAGCTTCTACACCACCGAACAATGCAACAACTGCAATGCCTGTCAAGGTGCCTGCGACATGGGAACCCGACCGGCAAAAAGCAACTGCACCAACTGCGGGGACTGCCAAAGCGCCTGTCCCCGCAACGCGATTCAATTCGGGCGTCCAAAGCCCAAGAATAAAAATAGAACAACTCAAAAATAA
- a CDS encoding rhodanese-like domain-containing protein, whose translation MRKKIALLTLLFSALSVAGAWGKTACGVIMMDVNLSQHAQDKEVQLWLPYPESDDDQTISNIFMHGDYAEAKVYRDKVFNTPMLYAHWDKDVTSRKLTLSFQAERKEVTRPEFPAKEADWNPEDFAKYLAPTKLGPLDGEVKKLSDEITKGKTTVLEKAKAIYDWTVEHTFRDPETRGCGEGDVCKLLKRPGGKCADISSVYIALARAAGVPCREVLGIRMGKKAVQDITSWQHCWAEFYLPGHGWVAIDPADVRKKMLVEKLELNDPKTEAYREYFWGGLDPFRVKLGEGRDLVLNPPQHGEPVNYLMYPFAQVGEDTLDWLAPTKFSYTISYHQLHQDGYALINTATLKKLLDMEPADLLVVDARNPEEFQEVHIKGAINVPQKKFKKYADLLPKEKSARIVFYCNGVKCGKSRKAAKAALKMGYKRIFVYAEGMPVWEEAGMPIYAGPDYEKRVETTKLSPAELNALVESKADTFIVVDVRDPEEFKKGHVPGAINIPSPTFASQSEVLDKDKQIIVYCSGGGRSYNAYRKLMKLGYKDIRQAIFFDWQEAGLPVEKSEE comes from the coding sequence ATGAGGAAGAAAATCGCATTACTCACCCTGCTGTTCTCTGCCCTGTCTGTTGCAGGGGCATGGGGAAAAACAGCCTGTGGGGTCATCATGATGGACGTGAATCTGTCCCAGCATGCCCAGGACAAGGAAGTCCAGCTCTGGCTCCCGTATCCTGAGTCAGATGATGATCAAACCATCAGCAACATCTTCATGCATGGAGACTATGCCGAAGCAAAGGTCTATCGTGATAAGGTCTTCAATACCCCCATGCTCTATGCCCACTGGGACAAGGATGTCACCAGCAGAAAACTCACTCTTTCCTTCCAGGCAGAGCGCAAGGAAGTCACCCGCCCGGAGTTCCCTGCAAAGGAAGCTGACTGGAATCCAGAAGACTTTGCCAAATATCTCGCTCCCACCAAGCTAGGGCCTCTTGACGGAGAGGTAAAAAAACTGTCTGACGAGATCACCAAGGGCAAGACCACAGTGTTAGAAAAAGCCAAAGCTATCTATGACTGGACCGTGGAACACACCTTCCGTGATCCAGAAACCAGAGGTTGTGGCGAGGGAGATGTCTGCAAGCTCCTGAAAAGGCCTGGTGGAAAATGTGCCGATATCAGCTCGGTCTATATTGCCCTGGCTCGCGCTGCTGGCGTGCCCTGCCGTGAGGTGCTCGGCATTCGTATGGGGAAAAAGGCGGTGCAGGATATCACCTCCTGGCAGCATTGCTGGGCAGAGTTCTACCTGCCCGGTCATGGCTGGGTTGCAATTGATCCGGCTGATGTACGCAAAAAAATGCTCGTGGAAAAACTGGAGCTGAATGATCCCAAGACCGAGGCATACCGGGAATACTTCTGGGGTGGACTTGATCCTTTCCGGGTAAAACTGGGGGAGGGTCGAGATCTGGTGCTGAATCCGCCTCAACACGGCGAGCCGGTGAACTACCTTATGTATCCCTTTGCTCAGGTCGGCGAAGATACCCTGGACTGGCTTGCTCCGACAAAATTCAGCTACACCATCAGCTATCATCAGCTGCACCAGGACGGCTACGCCCTGATTAACACCGCTACTCTGAAAAAGCTCCTTGATATGGAACCGGCTGATCTGCTGGTAGTGGATGCCCGAAATCCTGAGGAATTCCAGGAAGTGCATATCAAGGGGGCGATCAATGTGCCGCAGAAGAAGTTCAAGAAATATGCCGACCTCCTGCCCAAGGAGAAATCGGCCCGGATCGTCTTTTATTGCAACGGGGTAAAATGTGGAAAAAGCCGTAAGGCAGCCAAAGCAGCTCTGAAAATGGGCTATAAACGTATCTTTGTTTACGCCGAGGGCATGCCGGTTTGGGAAGAAGCGGGAATGCCCATCTATGCAGGACCGGATTACGAAAAACGAGTTGAGACGACCAAGCTCTCTCCGGCGGAACTGAACGCCCTTGTCGAGAGCAAGGCAGATACCTTTATCGTAGTTGATGTGCGGGATCCAGAGGAGTTCAAAAAGGGACATGTTCCCGGCGCCATCAATATCCCTTCCCCCACCTTTGCCTCCCAGTCCGAGGTATTGGATAAAGACAAGCAGATCATCGTCTATTGCAGCGGTGGCGGTCGAAGCTATAACGCCTATCGTAAGCTGATGAAGCTGGGGTATAAAGATATCCGTCAGGCAATTTTCTTTGATTGGCAGGAGGCGGGTTTGCCGGTGGAGAAGTCTGAGGAGTAG
- a CDS encoding substrate-binding domain-containing protein gives MVARSNSTNGQRRDFLKTAGAAMLASAIPWSQAKANEFARQSLQVWSCGGLAEAFMQANALYEEKTGITISYTGAFAAALGKSLLANGRTEVFAGRVLELAQKLRSAGKMVFFKPLCFTQYVMITPKGNPAGINTIQDLARPGVKVVLAPDASPPGGAAVLKLLEKTGVKDAALANTVVQGSCVQEIMTSIIDGTGDVAVVEKRLTRIPNFQGQTEVVPLPDNQQPPPPLPFTIGMMEDAQNPDLARDYIAFILSEQGQACFERQGFIPALSAKGQELVEKLGVKDA, from the coding sequence ATGGTTGCAAGGAGTAATTCGACCAACGGACAACGAAGAGATTTCCTGAAAACTGCCGGAGCCGCCATGCTGGCCAGTGCAATTCCCTGGAGTCAGGCCAAAGCCAACGAATTTGCTAGACAGAGCCTCCAGGTTTGGTCCTGCGGTGGTTTAGCAGAGGCATTTATGCAGGCCAATGCACTGTACGAGGAAAAAACCGGCATCACCATCAGCTATACTGGGGCCTTTGCCGCGGCCCTGGGCAAATCACTCCTGGCCAATGGCCGGACAGAGGTCTTTGCCGGACGGGTTTTGGAACTGGCTCAGAAGCTCCGCTCTGCGGGCAAGATGGTCTTTTTCAAGCCCCTTTGCTTCACCCAGTACGTCATGATCACCCCTAAGGGGAATCCAGCCGGGATCAACACGATCCAGGATCTGGCCCGCCCCGGTGTCAAGGTGGTGCTGGCCCCGGATGCCTCACCGCCTGGCGGGGCAGCGGTGCTCAAACTGCTGGAAAAGACCGGGGTGAAAGATGCTGCCCTGGCCAATACCGTGGTTCAAGGTTCCTGCGTGCAGGAAATTATGACAAGTATCATTGATGGCACCGGCGATGTGGCTGTGGTGGAAAAACGCCTGACCCGGATTCCCAATTTCCAGGGACAAACTGAGGTTGTCCCCCTACCAGACAACCAACAACCGCCTCCTCCCCTGCCCTTTACCATCGGCATGATGGAGGATGCTCAAAATCCTGACTTAGCCCGTGACTATATAGCCTTTATCCTCTCGGAACAGGGACAGGCCTGCTTTGAACGACAGGGATTTATCCCGGCCCTCTCTGCCAAGGGACAGGAGTTGGTTGAAAAACTAGGGGTGAAAGATGCCTGA
- a CDS encoding ATP-binding protein, whose translation MSATKIGQVLSCSPGAIIVTIENLEKFEAHKTELQVGRYLCIEQGNHDYTIASIRNIRGVSGEDKENGKLNWEFQIECQAIGTLVDKERFERASLLLPVPTEFVYTADTETLDKLFAEDSDYQFPLGVLSFNNSIPLKVHGDRFFSKHVAVVGSTGSGKSCSVANILHEVVGIREEKNVNASKQNNSHIVIFDIHDEYSAAFTLSDAQSFTLNRLDIDTLQLPYWLMNSEELESMFIESNEQNSHNQVSQFKLAVILNKERYNPSVKEMTYDTPVYFSIEEVYRYIENMNREVIGRLEGENLPKLADGTLVHDRKEHYFDKLCNFIPTSNAKADKATNGPFNGQFNRFVSRLESRLQDKRLRFLLHPQKNDGTSFQTDDFDDILKQFIGYLNKANVTVVDLSGIPFEVLSITVSLVSRLIFDFCFHYSKLRHEQELLNDVPVMLVCEEAHNYIPQRDEVAYRSSRKSLERIAKEGRKYGLSLMVVSQRPSEVSETIFAQCNNFIALRLTNIADQNYVRRLFPDNSNGITDILPNLSPGECVIVGDAVLLPTVVQMPLPKPSPHSQSVCFHKEWTVPWRDITFSDVIKRWRKE comes from the coding sequence ATGTCTGCGACTAAAATCGGCCAAGTTTTATCTTGTTCACCAGGTGCTATTATTGTCACTATAGAAAACTTGGAGAAATTCGAAGCTCATAAAACAGAATTACAAGTTGGTCGGTATTTATGTATTGAACAAGGTAACCACGATTACACTATTGCTTCAATTCGTAATATTCGTGGTGTGTCCGGTGAAGACAAAGAAAATGGAAAGCTTAACTGGGAATTTCAAATTGAATGCCAAGCTATCGGGACTCTTGTTGACAAAGAACGCTTCGAGCGTGCCAGCCTGCTCCTGCCTGTACCAACAGAATTTGTATACACCGCTGACACCGAAACTCTTGATAAACTTTTTGCAGAAGACAGCGATTATCAGTTTCCTCTTGGAGTACTTTCATTTAACAACTCTATACCACTAAAAGTACATGGAGATCGTTTTTTTAGTAAGCATGTCGCTGTGGTTGGGTCAACTGGCTCAGGCAAGTCATGCTCTGTTGCAAACATTCTTCATGAAGTGGTTGGTATTAGAGAAGAAAAAAACGTTAATGCCAGCAAACAAAATAACTCACATATAGTTATATTCGATATCCATGATGAATATTCAGCAGCATTCACTCTTTCGGACGCTCAATCATTCACCTTAAATCGACTCGATATTGATACCTTACAGCTTCCGTATTGGCTGATGAATTCCGAAGAGCTGGAGAGCATGTTCATTGAAAGTAATGAACAAAATTCACATAACCAAGTCAGTCAATTCAAGTTGGCTGTCATTTTAAACAAGGAGCGTTATAATCCCTCAGTCAAAGAGATGACCTATGACACCCCTGTATACTTTTCTATTGAGGAAGTATATCGTTACATTGAAAATATGAACAGGGAAGTGATTGGACGCCTTGAAGGAGAAAATCTACCGAAATTGGCAGACGGAACGCTAGTTCATGATCGCAAAGAACATTATTTTGACAAATTATGTAACTTTATTCCAACATCCAACGCAAAAGCAGATAAAGCAACGAATGGACCTTTTAACGGGCAATTCAATCGATTTGTTTCTAGGCTAGAAAGTAGATTACAAGATAAACGCTTACGTTTTCTGTTACATCCTCAAAAAAATGATGGAACCTCGTTTCAAACGGATGATTTTGATGACATCCTCAAACAATTCATAGGATACTTAAACAAAGCAAACGTGACCGTTGTTGACCTCAGCGGTATTCCTTTTGAGGTCTTAAGCATCACCGTCAGCCTCGTTTCACGTCTCATTTTTGATTTCTGTTTTCATTACTCCAAATTGCGTCATGAGCAAGAGCTGCTCAATGATGTCCCAGTAATGTTAGTTTGTGAAGAAGCACATAACTATATCCCTCAACGTGATGAAGTAGCATATCGTTCTTCGCGAAAATCTTTGGAACGAATAGCTAAAGAAGGGCGTAAATATGGGTTAAGCTTGATGGTTGTAAGTCAAAGGCCATCTGAAGTCTCTGAAACCATTTTTGCACAATGTAATAACTTCATCGCATTAAGACTTACTAATATTGCTGATCAAAATTATGTACGTAGACTCTTCCCTGACAACTCAAACGGAATCACTGATATTCTCCCCAATCTCTCTCCTGGAGAATGCGTGATTGTCGGCGACGCTGTCTTGTTACCAACAGTTGTCCAAATGCCGTTGCCTAAGCCATCCCCTCATTCACAAAGCGTTTGTTTTCATAAGGAGTGGACAGTTCCTTGGCGTGATATAACTTTTTCGGATGTTATCAAACGTTGGAGAAAGGAATAA
- a CDS encoding putative DNA binding domain-containing protein — MRKTELLEIIHNGENSGVEFKRDDIRPEQLAKEIVALANLKGGYILIGIEDDGTVSGIKRPDIQEWVLNVFRDKVHPHIIPFYEEIEIDERGKVAVITLSPGIAKPYVLRHNGREDVYIRMGDRSELASREQQVRLFESGGMLHVETLPVAGTSIDSLDLDRLNFYLASIIEDPEVPSNQEQWIERLLGLGLMAEDGLGNKVCSIAGLVCFGIRPRQYLPQAGLRVMAFTGGDKEYQARLDTVLDGPLVGRWRMANKRRELVDQGIIEQFSAAILPFISCEDDDIDENMHRGKEFFYPMQAVRETVINALAHRDWSRSVDIEVSGYADRLEIISPGALQNSMTIAKMIAGQRSPRNPLIMEILRDYGYVDARGMGIRTKVIPLMRQHNGVEPIFEANEDYLKTTLPRGNNQDES, encoded by the coding sequence ATGCGCAAAACAGAACTCCTTGAAATAATCCACAACGGCGAGAACTCCGGCGTAGAGTTCAAACGGGATGACATCCGCCCGGAGCAGCTGGCAAAAGAGATTGTCGCCCTAGCAAATCTCAAGGGCGGATATATCCTGATCGGAATAGAAGACGACGGCACCGTCTCCGGCATCAAACGCCCAGACATCCAGGAATGGGTGCTGAACGTCTTCCGGGATAAAGTACATCCTCATATCATCCCATTTTACGAGGAAATAGAAATTGATGAAAGAGGCAAAGTCGCTGTAATCACCCTTTCCCCCGGCATTGCCAAACCCTATGTACTCCGGCATAACGGTCGTGAAGACGTGTACATTCGCATGGGCGACCGGTCCGAACTCGCCTCACGGGAGCAGCAGGTTCGTCTTTTTGAAAGCGGCGGTATGCTCCACGTTGAAACCCTGCCCGTTGCCGGAACCTCAATAGATTCCCTGGACCTGGATCGGCTCAACTTCTATCTTGCCTCAATCATTGAAGACCCGGAAGTACCGAGCAACCAAGAACAGTGGATCGAACGTCTCCTGGGCCTTGGCCTGATGGCGGAAGACGGACTGGGTAATAAGGTTTGTTCCATTGCCGGGCTGGTCTGCTTCGGCATCCGTCCAAGGCAATACCTACCCCAAGCCGGACTGCGGGTCATGGCCTTTACCGGCGGGGACAAGGAATATCAGGCCCGTCTGGACACCGTGCTTGACGGGCCGCTGGTGGGGCGCTGGCGCATGGCGAATAAACGCCGGGAACTGGTGGATCAGGGGATAATCGAACAGTTCTCAGCAGCGATCCTTCCTTTTATCTCCTGCGAAGACGATGACATCGACGAAAACATGCACCGGGGCAAAGAGTTTTTCTACCCCATGCAGGCGGTCCGGGAGACGGTAATCAATGCCTTGGCCCATCGAGACTGGTCGCGGTCCGTGGATATTGAGGTCAGTGGCTATGCAGACCGACTGGAGATCATCAGTCCGGGAGCCCTGCAAAACTCCATGACTATCGCCAAGATGATCGCCGGTCAACGCTCTCCCCGCAATCCCCTGATCATGGAGATTCTGCGCGATTATGGCTACGTTGACGCCAGAGGCATGGGTATACGCACCAAGGTTATCCCTTTAATGCGCCAGCATAACGGGGTGGAACCTATTTTCGAGGCTAACGAAGACTATCTGAAAACCACCCTGCCCAGGGGAAATAACCAGGATGAAAGCTGA